A stretch of Apostichopus japonicus isolate 1M-3 chromosome 9, ASM3797524v1, whole genome shotgun sequence DNA encodes these proteins:
- the LOC139974044 gene encoding uncharacterized protein: MAVKENSICFQHLLIFMACFGTSLAAGRLCEFAEKFPGVGGSCYKGPTNDRHDTDSSPSDTFSTSTDTISTSTDTTSSLIETTSTSGAIIPVSTDISSSDDTDSSPSDTISTSTDTISTSTDTTSSLIETTSTSGAIIPTSTDISSSDDTDFSPSDTISTSTDTTSSLIETTSTSGAIIPTSIDISSSDDTDSSPSDTISTSTDTISTSTDTTSSLIETTPTSGAIIPASTDISSSDDTDSSPIDTSSINIISSYNDEIHTTTIPVCDDGMVKCYNGSRLGCAMLEKCVCNLTTADTIISFGGFYVNDNCTSRAHCIHGNVTWDDEYFCSSDATCEERDNVRRCYCVGGYHGDGKTCTRHTNCQDAYNAGKRDGGIYIIKPTNWSGSPFPVYCNMTDGGGWTVIHN, encoded by the exons ATGGCTGTTAAAGAAAATAGCATATGTTTCCAACACCTTCTTATTTTCATGGCATGTTTTGGTACATCTTTAGCAGCAGGCA GATTGTGTGAATTTGCGGAGAAGTTTCCTGGTGTAGGAGGAAGTTGTTACAAAGGTCCAACAAATG ACAGGCATGACACCGACTCCTCCCCAAGCGACACATTCTCCACTTCAACTGACACCATCTCCACTTCAACTGACACCACATCCTCCCTAATCGAGACCACCTCCACTTCAGGTGCCATCATACCCGTGTCAACTGATATCTCTTCTTCAGATGACACCGACTCCTCACCAAGCGACACCATCTCCACTTCAACTGACACCATCTCCACTTCAACTGACACCACATCCTCCCTAATCGAGACCACCTCCACTTCAGGTGCCATCATACCCACATCAACTGACATCTCTTCTTCAGATGACACCGACTTCTCCCCAAGCGACACCATCTCCACTTCAACTGACACCACATCCTCCCTAATCGAGACCACCTCCACTTCAGGTGCCATCATACCCACATCAATTGACATCTCTTCTTCAGATGACACCGACTCCTCACCAAGCGACACCATCTCCACCTCAACTGACACCATATCCACTTCAACTGACACCACATCCTCCCTAATCGAGACCACCCCCACTTCAGGTGCCATCATACCCGCGTCAACTGACATATCTTCTTCAGATGACACCGACTCCTCCCCAATCGACACCAGTTCAATTAACATCATCTCGTCTTATAATGACGAGATTCATACTACCACTATTCCTGTCTGCGATGACGGGATGGTGAAATGTTACAATGGAAGTCGACTTGGCTGTGCGATGCTTGAGAAATGTGTATGTAATCTTACAACTGCAGACACCATCATTTCG TTTGGTGGGTTCTATGTCAACGATAACTGTACGAGCAGGGCTCACTGTATCCATGGCAACGTCACTTGGGATGACGAATACTtttgtagctctgatgcaaCGTGTGAGGAAAGAGACAATGTTCGCAGATGTTATTGCGTGggtggttaccatggtgatggaAAGACATGTACACGGCACACCAATTGTCAAGATGCATATAATGCTGGCAAAAGAGACGGTGGTATCTACATTATTAAACCAACTAACTGGTCTGGATCACCATTTCCAGTTTATTgtaacatgactgacggaggaggatggacggtaatcCATAACTGA